The sequence below is a genomic window from Dehalococcoidia bacterium.
GGCAATCGGTAGGCACGTGCCCAAGCGCTGAAATGACCGTCCTTCGGCTTCCTCAAGCCCTTTTCCACCAAATAAACGAAATTTGGCTTAACCCCTACGCGCATGGCAATGGACTCCACAGACAAACCACTTGTCTTGCGGCTGTCTTTGAGAAGAGTGCCCAAACCGGCGTAGGTGCGACGCCCAGGCGACTTTCCAGACCTACGACTTTTAGAGGGTGATTCAGGCGGCAGCATGCATGGCACGCCCCTTTTTATACCAGAGGGACAATAACTGCAATGCGGCAGATATTGACAATTATACCATTTGGTATATAATACAGCCACAGTGAGTAGCAACAGATCGCTTCAAGTACCTCACCTGCCTCTTGGCCTCTCCATGTCCTCAAAAAAGCCCACTTACCTTGAACCGCGATGTGCATCCCCTTCGTGCTTTGCAGCCATCAACGAGGAGGTTGTATAATGGTTGCCTGTCAAGGGAGGCGAGAAGTGGGAAAAGAACAACGTAGAGAGAGAATCAAAACGCTGATCGAGAAACTCGCCATGCGGTATGGCGATTTTGTGCTTTCCTCCGGGCAAAAGAGCAAATATTACTTTGACGGTAAGATGGCTACAACCGACCCGGAAGCAGCCACTCTCATAGCCGAAGAAATCTTCGAAGCGCTCCGGAATGTCGACGTCAAAGCTGTTGGCGGATTGACGATTGGCGCTGCGCTGATGGCTCCTGCGATCTCCTTGATAGGTCGCCGTGAAGGGAGACTAATCCCAGCCTTCGTGGTCAGAGATCAGCGCAAAGAACACGGAACCAAGAAGTTCATAGAAGGGTACTTGCCCAAGGGGCCGGAAGCGAAGGTCGCCATCATAGATGACGTAATTACTGGTGGGGGCTCGGTCCTTAAGGCAATCGATAAGGTTGAGGAAGAGGGGTGTGAAGTCGTCAAGGTTATTGTCCTTTTGGACCGGCATCAAGGCGGCAGCGAGGAAGTGAGACGCCGGGGCTACGATTTTGTCGCGATCCTCCACGCGGATTCAATGGGGAGGGTGACCGTTGACGAACCTTCAACAAATTCGCGGCGAACTGCTCAAGGGGTTCTATCTTCGTAATCTGGACGCTTTGGCGCGTCTCTGCAATAAAACGGCAACGGATTCCGCAAGACCGTTGCCGTTTTTTGTTATGCAATGCATATTCCTTAGGGTTGCCGCCGATTGGCGTGAGCGTCCGATGACTCCAGAAGAAGCAAGCCAGTGGAAACAATGGCTGGGGAAACCTCTTGAGGACGTTATCGCAGGACTTGAGAACGGTGCCCCTGAGAATGAGATGTATGACATCTTGAATAAGCTTGTTTCCGCCTACTCGGTTGCTGAGACCTTTTCTTCAAGATTCAGGTAGATGTCAACGACTGTCTAGCCCCTTCCAAATGTGGAAAACGGGGAACCTCTCGGCCCCATGTGTAGTCGCTTGCCTGTCTCTCACTGCCAAGTACTATGAACGCCGAGAAGCAGCGTCCTCTTGCATCTCGGTTGGTCGTTCGCTGTTCGCGAACGTGAACTTCACCAATGTCAATCCACATGCAAGAGAACTGGCGGAATGGGGGGAGTACGCTATTCAGCGCGGGGTCGGCCCGGTCCTCCGCCCTGGGGAGCGGCGTCTGCGCAGGTAGCGCACGAGGAACAGTCCGGAGTCGATGATGACGACGCTCACGTAGGTGATGGAGCGGTCCAGCAGGATAACGGAAAGCGCCGCCATCCCTGCGCCGCCGACTGTCGCGGACCAATCCGCGCCGCTCGGAACGCGCCGTGTCTCTCCTGTCTCCGGCTCTGAGCCGATGTCCAGGGCAGCGAAAGGCGAAGCGGCGAGGCTCGTGGCGCGTCGTCTACCGCCACGGGCATGAAAACAGGGGCGCGCGCCCCCCGCGCGAGCATGGTGCTCCGGCGCACGATCCCGTCGGCCAGCACAAGCAGCACCCGCGCCCGCCACAAGGCACGCGCGGCTCTGTTCGGGGCCTGCCCGTGCAGAGGGCGGCCTGGGCCTATCAGGGGCCTCCCTTGCGATTCCAGGCCACGCGCATCACCATTCGCCCGCATCATTGACACGCGGCCCGTCGCGGCATATAAAGAGGGCGTTACCACGCAACCGGGACTCGGCCCTCTCCGAAAGGGAGTATCCCAGGAGCAAAGCTACAAAACGCTCAAAAAGGTGCACTCCAGAGAGCCTACGTTTGTTCGCATCGGACTAGGGAGAGATAGCGTGGCTAACGAATTCTTTGAGCACCCCATCCTCAACTCCCCCTATGAATACCCGGCACGGCACTGGGAGCTTGATGCCCAGGGCCAGCCAACCCAGCGAATCATTGAGAGTCGCCGCAAGGCGGAGTTCATTACGCCGATTCCTAAACCCAGGAAGCGTAGGGCGGTCGCGGCTCAGCCACAAATGGTATTCGACGAAGGCAAAGGTCTTTCCACCAAGGCTCAGCAATACGATCCCACTTCAAACATCAACGAGGTGCGCCAAAACGTCGACGCGTGGCGAGCGTTGCCCAACCCAAGCCAATGGCAGGTCAGCACGGAGACGGCACGCCTGCTCCAGCACTGGCGGCACCACAAGTTCGGCGGCGTCCGCCCGTTCTTCTGTCAGGTGGAAGCAGTCGAAACTGCTATCTGGCTGACCGAGGTTGCTCCCCAATCCAAGAGTGGCAAACGATTGCTCGACTACCTGGCGAGCGCCAACAAGGACGCCAACCCTGAACTCATGCGCTTTGCGCTGAAACTCGCAACCGGCGCGGGCAAGACCACCGTCATGGCCATGCTCATCGCGTGGCAGACAATCAACGCGGTGCGTCGACCCGGCAGTAAGCACTTCACGCGCGGCTTCCTCGTCGTCACCCCAGGCATCACGATCAAAGACCGTCTTCGCGTCCTCCAGCCAAATGACCCGGACAGCTACTACGCCAGCCGCGAGCTGGTACCAGACGATATGCTGGACGACGTGAACCGCGCCAAGATCGTCATCACCAACTTCCACGCATTCAAGCCCCGCGAGCGCGTCGATCTCTCCGCCGGAGGACGTGCGCTGTTGAAAGGCCGCACCGGCGACGAGCTGAACACCATCGAAACCGAGGGCCAGATGATCCAGCGCGTCATGCCCGACCTCATGGGGATGAAAAACATTCTCGTGTTGAACGACGAGGCCAATCACTGCTACCGCGAAAAGCCCAACACGGACGAAGACGACGATCTAAAAGGCGACGAGAGGAAGGAGGCGGCAAAGAATAGCGAAGCCGCCCGCCTTTGGATTTCCGGCCTCGAAGCCGTCAATCGCAAGCTCGGCCTCGCACGCGTTATCGACCTCTCGGCCACCCCGTTCTTTCTCAGCGGCTCGGGCTATGTCGAGGGCACCTTGTTCCCGTGGACCATGAACGACTTCTCACTCATGGACGCCATCGAATGCG
It includes:
- the pyrE gene encoding orotate phosphoribosyltransferase, producing the protein MGKEQRRERIKTLIEKLAMRYGDFVLSSGQKSKYYFDGKMATTDPEAATLIAEEIFEALRNVDVKAVGGLTIGAALMAPAISLIGRREGRLIPAFVVRDQRKEHGTKKFIEGYLPKGPEAKVAIIDDVITGGGSVLKAIDKVEEEGCEVVKVIVLLDRHQGGSEEVRRRGYDFVAILHADSMGRVTVDEPSTNSRRTAQGVLSS